The Gammaproteobacteria bacterium genomic interval CCCGTCATGAGCCAATTAATTAATCGCAGTAATAGTTTAATTTTTATTGCGGTGTTGTTGCTCACGCTGATTAGCCTTTGGTTGCGAGGCCAAATTCGAGCCCCCGCACCTGACGCAGTTGAGGCCGTTACTGTGCCTCATATTGCTGATTTTACTATTGAAAATTTTACAGCAGTTGCCATGGATGCTAATGGCGTTCCACGCCAACGCATGCTTGCAGTACAATTATTGCACTACGCTGATGATCAAACTGCGACAGTCGATCAGCCCCATGTGATTATCTATAATGCCAAGACGCCACCCTGGACTATTGACGCAGCGCGTGGTTGGTTATCGGCCGATGGCAATACTCTGCGTTTAACAGGTGAAGTGGTTGCATTGCGTGAGCGTGATGCTGTGAATGAAGGTATTAAAATTGATACCCGTGATGTCGATGTTGATTTGCTTAACGATGTTGCGGTGACAGATGCCGAGGTACTCATTGTTGCTGACAGTGGTGTAACAGAGTCCGTTGGTATGCGTGCTCATTTTGCTGAAAACCGTTTCTTTTTGCAAGATCGTGTGAGAGGACGCTATGCGGTACCTGGCTCATAGTATTGTTGTTTTGTTGGCAGTGTTGGTATTGGTTGCGCCGGTTTATGCATTGCAGAGTGATAGTGAGCAAGAGGTGTATGTCGAAGCGGATACGGCAGACCTTGATGAGGCCAAAGGAATCGGTATCTATCGTGGTGATGTGTTAATTAAGCAGGGCACGATGGAAATCCGTGGTGATGAAGTCACCATTAAGACCAAGAATCGCAAATTTAATTCGCTCACTTCGGTGGGTAAACCTGCTAAGTTTCAGCAGCAGCTTGAGTTAAATCAGAGCCCAGTGTTTGGTGAGGCCAAAACTATTCATTACAGTATTGTCGATGGCATATTAACCATGCGTAAAAAGGCAAAATTAACGCGTGATGGCGATATGTTTAGTGGTAACTATCTACGTTACGACACCGTTAATGAGACGGTCAAAGCCAAGCGCGCAGAAGATGGTAGTGAACGTATCAAGATTATTATCCAGCCCGAGACCTTGGGAGCCTCTGAATAATTCATGGAACACGATCTTGTCCCTAAAATCTTCCAGCTCTTCGTTGCTAATCTTGCAAATAGCCCCACTATTGACTGCGATTCGCGTCTCGATCTGAAAAATTTCAGATACAATCTCGCTGTCCCAGAATTAATTCAGAGGCTCCCTTGAATAACGCCGAGGCTCAGTAAGTTGCCCTTATGATAATCACCGGGGTAATCAGCAGCCATTACTATGAGTAAGCTACGCGCCCTTGGCCTTGCCAAACGCTATCGCTCGCGCAAGGTGGTTAACGATGTGTCACTTGAGCTCAGTCGTGGCGAGGTGGTGGGTCTGCTCGGCCCTAATGGTGCCGGCAAGACCACCTGCTTTTATATGATAGTTGGCTTGGTTGCCGCCGATGCAGGCAGGGTTCTTAT includes:
- the lptA gene encoding lipopolysaccharide transport periplasmic protein LptA; the protein is MRYLAHSIVVLLAVLVLVAPVYALQSDSEQEVYVEADTADLDEAKGIGIYRGDVLIKQGTMEIRGDEVTIKTKNRKFNSLTSVGKPAKFQQQLELNQSPVFGEAKTIHYSIVDGILTMRKKAKLTRDGDMFSGNYLRYDTVNETVKAKRAEDGSERIKIIIQPETLGASE
- the lptC gene encoding LPS export ABC transporter periplasmic protein LptC yields the protein PVMSQLINRSNSLIFIAVLLLTLISLWLRGQIRAPAPDAVEAVTVPHIADFTIENFTAVAMDANGVPRQRMLAVQLLHYADDQTATVDQPHVIIYNAKTPPWTIDAARGWLSADGNTLRLTGEVVALRERDAVNEGIKIDTRDVDVDLLNDVAVTDAEVLIVADSGVTESVGMRAHFAENRFFLQDRVRGRYAVPGS